Proteins encoded in a region of the Mycolicibacterium duvalii genome:
- a CDS encoding heme-binding protein, translating into MNPSATNVRRGLFGVFAGGLLAFGSAAIVAPVSNAQPETSPDCSAAGVAGTVSTAVAAEGAYLTANPQVNDALSGISAQPQEQAQTAYQAYLEENPQVRQALTDIYQPVGTVNTQCNLDLTPTPVAQAVWSFSSGAAESPAQTPPAEPTAPPTPVG; encoded by the coding sequence ATGAACCCGTCCGCAACGAACGTGCGCCGGGGTCTGTTCGGCGTTTTCGCCGGTGGGCTGCTGGCCTTCGGTTCGGCGGCGATCGTCGCACCGGTGTCCAACGCGCAGCCGGAGACCTCGCCTGACTGCTCCGCGGCCGGTGTGGCCGGCACGGTGAGCACAGCCGTCGCGGCTGAAGGCGCCTACCTGACGGCCAACCCGCAGGTCAACGATGCGCTGTCGGGCATCTCGGCGCAGCCGCAGGAGCAGGCGCAGACCGCCTACCAGGCGTATCTCGAGGAGAACCCCCAGGTGCGGCAGGCGCTCACCGACATCTACCAGCCGGTTGGCACCGTGAACACGCAGTGCAACCTGGATCTGACTCCGACGCCGGTGGCGCAGGCCGTCTGGAGCTTCAGCAGCGGGGCCGCCGAGTCGCCCGCGCAGACCCCGCCCGCGGAGCCGACAGCGCCGCCCACCCCGGTCGGCTGA
- the trhA gene encoding PAQR family membrane homeostasis protein TrhA: protein MPVTRPIHNVGERLSESHVVEAVTPRARGWIHLCSAVAALIAGTALVASAWRSTSPQAGWAALVYATSVVAMFTVSATYHRVRWSSAPAAKWMMRLDHSMIFAFIAACYTPLAVLTMEPQTGAELLTIVWTGAAAGVVLKVCWPVAPRWVGVALYLLLGYVALWFAGTLLDGAGITVVGLLVAGAALYNIGAILYGARWPNPWPETFGHHEFFHAFTTAAAACHFVAIWLVVH, encoded by the coding sequence ATGCCTGTGACGCGGCCCATCCACAACGTGGGAGAGCGTCTGAGCGAGTCCCACGTCGTCGAGGCGGTCACTCCGCGCGCCCGGGGGTGGATACACCTCTGCTCGGCGGTTGCCGCCCTGATCGCGGGTACCGCGCTGGTCGCGAGCGCATGGCGGTCCACGTCTCCGCAGGCGGGCTGGGCGGCTTTGGTCTACGCCACGTCGGTGGTGGCCATGTTCACGGTCAGTGCCACCTACCACCGGGTGCGGTGGTCCTCGGCGCCGGCCGCGAAGTGGATGATGCGGCTGGACCACTCGATGATCTTCGCGTTCATCGCGGCCTGCTACACCCCGCTGGCAGTGCTGACGATGGAACCGCAGACCGGTGCCGAACTGCTCACGATCGTGTGGACAGGCGCAGCCGCCGGTGTGGTGCTGAAGGTGTGCTGGCCGGTGGCCCCGCGGTGGGTGGGGGTGGCGCTCTATTTGCTCTTGGGCTACGTGGCGTTGTGGTTCGCCGGCACGCTGCTCGATGGTGCCGGGATCACCGTGGTGGGACTGCTCGTCGCGGGCGCGGCCCTCTACAACATCGGTGCGATCCTCTACGGCGCGCGATGGCCCAATCCGTGGCCCGAGACGTTCGGCCACCACGAGTTCTTCCACGCCTTCACCACAGCCGCCGCGGCCTGTCACTTCGTGGCCATCTGGCTCGTCGTGCACTAG
- a CDS encoding acetaldehyde dehydrogenase (acetylating), with the protein MSTAKKASVAIVGSGNISTDLLYKLLRSEWLEPRWMIGIDPDSEGLARARKLGLETSHEGVDWLLAQSEKPDMVFEATSAYVHRDAAPRYAEAGIRAIDLTPAAIGPGVIPPANLREHLDAPNVNMVTCGGQATIPMVYAVSRVVEVPYAEIVASVSSASAGPGTRANIDEFTKTTSAGVEVIGGAKRGKAIIILNPAEPPMIMRDTIFCAIPEDADHAAITQSIKDVVAEVQTYVPGYRLLNEPQFDEPSVVNGGNHVVTVFVEVEGAGDYLPPYAGNLDIMTAAAAKVGEEIAKDRVAAVQAGAQA; encoded by the coding sequence ATGTCTACGGCCAAAAAGGCTTCCGTCGCGATCGTCGGGTCCGGCAACATCAGCACCGACCTGCTCTACAAGCTGCTGCGCTCGGAGTGGCTCGAACCCCGGTGGATGATCGGCATCGACCCAGACAGTGAAGGTCTGGCGCGGGCCCGCAAGCTCGGCCTGGAGACGTCGCACGAAGGCGTGGACTGGCTGCTCGCACAGTCGGAGAAGCCCGACATGGTGTTCGAGGCGACCAGCGCCTACGTGCACCGCGACGCCGCCCCCCGGTACGCCGAGGCGGGTATCCGGGCCATCGATCTGACCCCGGCCGCAATCGGCCCGGGGGTGATCCCCCCGGCCAACCTGCGCGAACACCTCGACGCCCCGAACGTCAACATGGTGACCTGCGGCGGACAGGCCACCATCCCGATGGTCTACGCCGTGTCGCGGGTGGTGGAGGTGCCCTACGCCGAGATCGTGGCGTCGGTGTCGTCGGCGTCGGCCGGTCCTGGCACGCGCGCCAACATCGACGAGTTCACCAAGACCACCAGCGCCGGTGTCGAGGTGATCGGCGGGGCCAAGCGCGGCAAGGCCATCATCATCCTCAACCCGGCCGAGCCGCCGATGATCATGCGCGACACCATCTTCTGCGCGATCCCGGAGGACGCCGACCACGCCGCGATCACCCAGTCCATCAAGGACGTGGTCGCCGAGGTGCAGACCTACGTGCCCGGGTACCGACTGCTCAACGAACCGCAGTTCGACGAGCCGTCGGTGGTCAACGGCGGCAACCACGTGGTGACCGTGTTCGTGGAAGTGGAGGGTGCGGGCGACTACCTGCCGCCCTACGCTGGAAATCTGGACATCATGACCGCAGCCGCGGCGAAGGTGGGCGAAGAGATAGCCAAGGATCGCGTCGCCGCGGTGCAGGCAGGAGCGCAAGCATGA
- the kstD gene encoding 3-oxosteroid 1-dehydrogenase, giving the protein MTEQEYDVVVVGSGAAGMVAALTAAHQGLSTIVVEKAPHYGGSTARSGGGVWIPNNEVLRRDGVEDTREAARTYLHSIIGDVVPAEKIDTYLDRGPEMLSFVLKNSPLKLCWVPNYADYYPETPGGKATGRSVEPKPFDANKLGPDLAGLEPPYGKVPLNMVVMQQDYVRLNQLKRHPRGLLRSLKVGARTVWANTTRKNLVGMGRALIAPLRIALRDAGVPVLLNTALTDLYVEGGVVRGVYVRDTTAGEAAEPQLIRARRGVILGSGGFEHNEQMRVKYQRAPITTEWTVGAVANTGDGIVAAEKLGAALDVMEDAWWGPTVPLVGAPWFALSERNSPGSIIVNMNGKRFMNESMPYVEACHQMYGGQYGQGPGPGENIPAWLVFDQQYRDRYIFAGLQPGQRIPKKWLESGVIVKADTLDELAAKTGLPADAFKATVQRFNGFARSGVDEDFKRGESAYDRYYGDPTNKPNPNLGEISHGPFYAAKMVPGDLGTKGGIVTDVHGRAVRDDGTVIEGLYAAGNVSAPVMGHTYPGPGGTIGPAMTFGYLAALHLAGKA; this is encoded by the coding sequence ATGACGGAGCAGGAGTATGACGTCGTCGTGGTCGGCAGCGGCGCCGCGGGCATGGTCGCCGCCCTCACCGCCGCCCACCAGGGACTCTCGACGATAGTCGTTGAGAAGGCCCCGCACTACGGTGGTTCCACTGCGCGGTCAGGTGGCGGCGTGTGGATTCCGAACAACGAGGTGCTGCGGCGCGACGGGGTCGAGGACACCCGCGAGGCCGCCCGGACCTACCTGCACTCGATCATCGGCGACGTGGTCCCGGCCGAGAAGATCGACACCTACCTCGACCGCGGCCCGGAGATGCTGTCCTTCGTCCTGAAGAACTCGCCGCTGAAGTTGTGCTGGGTGCCGAACTACGCCGACTACTACCCCGAGACGCCCGGCGGCAAGGCCACCGGCCGCTCAGTGGAACCGAAGCCGTTCGACGCCAACAAGCTGGGACCAGATCTTGCCGGCCTGGAGCCGCCGTACGGCAAGGTCCCGTTGAACATGGTGGTGATGCAGCAGGACTATGTGCGACTCAACCAGCTCAAGCGTCATCCGCGCGGCCTGCTCCGCAGCCTCAAGGTCGGCGCCCGCACGGTATGGGCCAACACGACGCGGAAGAACCTGGTGGGCATGGGCCGCGCGTTGATCGCCCCGCTGCGCATCGCGCTGCGCGACGCCGGGGTCCCAGTCCTGCTCAACACCGCGCTGACCGACCTCTACGTCGAGGGCGGCGTGGTGCGCGGTGTCTACGTGCGTGACACGACCGCGGGCGAGGCGGCTGAGCCGCAACTGATCCGGGCGCGCCGCGGGGTGATCCTGGGCAGTGGCGGCTTCGAACACAACGAGCAGATGCGGGTGAAGTACCAGCGTGCCCCGATCACCACCGAGTGGACGGTCGGCGCGGTGGCCAACACCGGCGACGGCATCGTCGCCGCCGAAAAGCTCGGCGCGGCACTGGATGTCATGGAAGACGCGTGGTGGGGGCCCACGGTTCCGCTGGTCGGCGCGCCGTGGTTCGCACTGTCGGAGCGCAATTCGCCCGGCTCGATCATCGTCAACATGAACGGCAAGCGCTTCATGAACGAGTCGATGCCCTACGTCGAGGCGTGCCACCAAATGTACGGCGGCCAGTACGGGCAGGGACCCGGGCCGGGTGAGAACATCCCGGCCTGGCTGGTCTTCGACCAGCAGTACCGGGACCGCTACATCTTCGCGGGACTGCAGCCGGGACAGCGCATTCCGAAGAAGTGGCTGGAGTCGGGCGTGATCGTCAAGGCCGACACCCTCGACGAGCTGGCGGCGAAGACAGGACTGCCGGCCGACGCGTTCAAGGCCACGGTGCAGCGATTCAACGGATTCGCCCGCTCCGGGGTGGACGAGGATTTCAAGCGGGGCGAGAGCGCCTACGACCGCTACTACGGCGACCCGACCAACAAACCCAACCCGAACCTCGGCGAGATCAGCCACGGGCCGTTCTACGCCGCGAAGATGGTGCCGGGCGACCTCGGAACCAAGGGTGGCATCGTCACCGATGTGCACGGCCGCGCGGTCCGCGACGACGGCACGGTGATCGAAGGGCTCTATGCTGCAGGTAATGTCAGCGCACCGGTGATGGGCCACACCTACCCGGGTCCGGGCGGCACCATCGGCCCGGCGATGACCTTCGGTTACCTCGCGGCGCTCCACCTGGCAGGAAAGGCGTAA
- a CDS encoding 2-keto-4-pentenoate hydratase: MLSSEVREQLAADLAQAERSREPIAPLTDAHPDIDVVDAYEIQLINIRQKVAEGARVVGHKVGLSSEAMQKMMNVDEPDYGHLLDDMQVFQDVPVKAGRYLYPRVEVEVGFVLADDLPGAGCTEDDVLAATAAFCPAIELIDTRITNWQIKLCDTIADNASSAGWVLGEARVSPKDVNIRAIDAVLSNNGEVVAEGRSDAVLGNPVTAVAWLARKVDQFGVRLKAGDIVLPGSCTRAIDAPPGSHFVAEFSGLGSVQLSFE, encoded by the coding sequence ATGCTCAGTTCCGAGGTCCGTGAGCAACTTGCCGCCGACTTGGCGCAGGCCGAACGCAGCCGGGAGCCGATCGCTCCGCTGACCGATGCGCATCCCGACATCGACGTGGTCGACGCTTACGAGATCCAGTTGATCAACATCCGCCAGAAGGTGGCCGAAGGCGCGCGGGTCGTCGGCCACAAGGTCGGCCTCTCCTCGGAGGCCATGCAGAAGATGATGAACGTCGACGAGCCCGACTACGGCCATCTGCTCGACGACATGCAGGTCTTCCAAGACGTTCCAGTCAAGGCCGGGCGATATCTGTATCCGCGGGTCGAGGTCGAGGTCGGCTTCGTCCTCGCCGACGATTTGCCCGGGGCCGGCTGCACCGAAGACGACGTACTGGCCGCGACGGCAGCGTTCTGCCCCGCCATCGAGCTCATCGACACGCGGATCACCAACTGGCAGATCAAGCTCTGCGACACCATCGCCGACAACGCCTCGTCGGCGGGGTGGGTGCTCGGGGAGGCGCGGGTGTCGCCCAAGGACGTAAATATCCGGGCGATCGATGCGGTGCTGAGCAACAACGGCGAGGTGGTGGCCGAGGGACGCAGCGACGCGGTGCTGGGCAACCCGGTCACCGCGGTGGCGTGGCTGGCCCGCAAGGTCGACCAATTCGGTGTCCGGTTGAAAGCCGGCGACATCGTGCTGCCGGGGTCGTGCACCCGTGCGATAGATGCACCGCCCGGCAGCCATTTCGTCGCCGAGTTCAGCGGTTTAGGTTCAGTACAGCTCAGTTTCGAATAA
- a CDS encoding GNAT family N-acetyltransferase, whose protein sequence is MRATLIRPRELGPRECARWLEFQAADPQLQSPFLAPAFACAVDFVSDDARVAVFEDGAAIVGFLPFQMISRGVAAPIGRKLNTRQGFIHQPGLVWAWTELLAATGLHVLELQDVVGAQGAGFRSLVAASSPMIDTAGGWSSYLASIRTHKSVKTILYKERKLRRDHGDDVVFETGRAVDCADLDRLAKWKSRQYRRSGWPDLFAQHETVPLLRLLAEGHGDGMRAVGSSLRIRGEVVATDLSLSTDTVFAGWFAAHNPEHAQYSPGAIRTLRTIEAAFARGVRCIDLSRGDEQYKNALTNNSCDIATGFVSRQSLRSRVYKASRWPGTALTGYVLAHPGVRSVVRHSLRRIGEAREQYAMLMG, encoded by the coding sequence ATGAGGGCAACCCTGATACGTCCGCGGGAGCTCGGGCCACGTGAGTGTGCGCGCTGGCTCGAATTCCAGGCTGCCGATCCCCAACTGCAATCTCCCTTCCTCGCGCCGGCTTTCGCCTGCGCGGTTGACTTTGTTTCTGACGACGCACGTGTCGCTGTCTTCGAGGACGGTGCGGCCATCGTCGGCTTTTTGCCCTTCCAGATGATTTCGCGTGGGGTCGCCGCCCCGATCGGCCGGAAGCTCAACACCCGCCAAGGGTTCATCCATCAGCCGGGGCTGGTGTGGGCGTGGACGGAATTGCTCGCCGCGACCGGACTCCATGTTCTCGAATTACAGGATGTCGTCGGCGCGCAGGGCGCCGGCTTCCGCTCCCTGGTCGCCGCGAGTTCCCCGATGATCGACACTGCCGGTGGTTGGAGCAGCTACCTGGCCTCGATTCGCACACACAAGTCCGTCAAGACGATCCTTTACAAGGAGCGCAAATTGCGCAGAGACCACGGCGACGACGTGGTCTTCGAAACCGGTCGGGCCGTGGACTGCGCCGACCTCGACCGGCTCGCTAAATGGAAGTCACGGCAATACCGACGCAGCGGATGGCCCGATCTTTTCGCTCAACACGAGACCGTCCCATTACTGCGACTGCTCGCCGAAGGACATGGAGACGGGATGCGCGCGGTCGGATCGTCGCTCCGTATCCGGGGCGAGGTGGTGGCCACCGACCTCAGCCTGTCGACGGACACGGTCTTCGCCGGATGGTTCGCGGCGCACAACCCGGAGCACGCGCAATACTCACCTGGAGCCATCCGGACGCTTCGGACCATCGAGGCGGCATTCGCTCGCGGTGTCCGATGCATCGACCTTTCGCGGGGTGACGAACAGTACAAGAACGCCCTGACCAACAATTCTTGCGACATCGCCACGGGATTCGTCTCCCGCCAGTCCCTACGCTCCCGTGTCTACAAGGCCAGCCGATGGCCCGGGACGGCGCTCACCGGCTATGTGCTGGCGCACCCAGGGGTGCGCAGCGTGGTGCGGCATTCTCTGCGCCGGATCGGAGAAGCACGCGAACAATACGCGATGCTGATGGGCTGA
- a CDS encoding glycoside hydrolase family 16 protein — translation MGGHGWGNEELQFYTESGNVFLDGDGHLVIEARKAEEPLECWYGRCDYISGKITTKSLFAQRYGMFEARVKSAVGTGMWGGFWMLGSNIDDIGFPEAGEIDILETLGHRVRDVEQHVQAPDLRWGAEHVLPEGQSVGDWHTYAVRWYPDHIDWYVDGEVTRTFTADEAGGSWVFDHPFYLLLNLSVGGEWPGPPDADTVFPNRMLVDYVRVYG, via the coding sequence GTGGGCGGCCACGGATGGGGGAACGAGGAGCTGCAGTTCTATACCGAGTCGGGCAATGTCTTCCTCGACGGGGATGGACACCTCGTCATCGAGGCACGCAAGGCCGAGGAACCTCTCGAATGCTGGTACGGACGCTGTGATTACATCAGCGGCAAGATCACGACGAAGTCACTGTTCGCCCAGCGGTACGGCATGTTCGAGGCGCGGGTGAAGTCGGCGGTCGGTACCGGCATGTGGGGAGGGTTCTGGATGCTCGGGAGCAACATCGACGACATCGGCTTCCCCGAGGCGGGCGAGATCGACATCTTGGAAACACTCGGCCACCGAGTCCGCGATGTCGAACAGCACGTCCAGGCGCCAGATCTCCGCTGGGGAGCGGAACACGTTCTGCCAGAGGGACAGTCCGTCGGCGATTGGCACACGTACGCGGTGCGCTGGTATCCGGACCATATCGACTGGTACGTCGACGGAGAGGTCACTCGGACCTTCACCGCCGACGAAGCCGGTGGGTCATGGGTCTTCGACCACCCGTTCTACCTGCTGTTGAACCTGTCGGTGGGCGGTGAATGGCCGGGACCGCCCGACGCTGACACGGTCTTTCCGAATCGGATGCTGGTGGATTACGTGCGCGTCTATGGATAG
- a CDS encoding MaoC family dehydratase — MPINLDEALGAELAPVEFSWTSSDVQLYHLGLGAGADPMDKRELRYLTDDTPQVLPTFGNVAQSFHMTEPPAVKFPGIDIELSKVLHASEAVTVPGPIPPSGTGTAVTRFTEIWDKGKAAVIWSETTVNDPAGTLLWTQKRSIFARGEGGFGGDRGPSGSSAAPDRSPDLELTVPTSPQQALLYRMCGDRNPLHSDPDFAAAAGFPRPILHGLCTYGMTCKTLVDNLLDGDVSGLKTYGARMAGVVFPGETLRISVWKQDGAYTATVTAPERDNAVALAGVEFVPA, encoded by the coding sequence GTGCCCATCAACCTCGACGAAGCGCTCGGCGCCGAGCTTGCACCTGTCGAATTCTCGTGGACCAGCAGCGATGTCCAGCTGTACCACCTGGGCTTGGGCGCGGGTGCAGACCCGATGGACAAGCGTGAGCTGCGCTACCTGACCGACGACACCCCGCAGGTGCTGCCGACGTTCGGCAATGTGGCGCAGAGCTTCCACATGACCGAGCCGCCGGCGGTGAAGTTCCCGGGCATCGACATCGAGCTCAGCAAGGTGCTACATGCCAGCGAGGCGGTGACGGTTCCCGGGCCGATCCCGCCGTCGGGCACCGGCACCGCGGTCACCCGGTTCACCGAGATCTGGGACAAGGGCAAGGCCGCGGTGATCTGGTCGGAAACGACCGTCAACGATCCGGCCGGCACGCTGCTGTGGACGCAGAAGCGGTCGATCTTCGCCCGCGGCGAGGGTGGCTTCGGCGGCGACCGCGGCCCGTCGGGGTCGTCGGCGGCCCCCGACCGGTCCCCCGACCTGGAGCTGACCGTGCCGACGTCCCCGCAGCAGGCGCTGCTCTACCGGATGTGCGGCGACCGCAACCCTCTGCACTCGGATCCGGATTTCGCTGCCGCAGCAGGATTCCCGCGTCCCATCCTGCACGGGCTGTGCACGTACGGGATGACGTGCAAGACGCTGGTGGACAATCTCCTCGACGGTGACGTCAGCGGCCTGAAGACCTACGGCGCCCGGATGGCCGGTGTCGTGTTCCCCGGCGAGACGCTGCGCATCAGCGTGTGGAAGCAGGACGGGGCCTACACCGCCACGGTCACCGCACCCGAGCGGGACAACGCCGTCGCGCTGGCGGGCGTGGAATTCGTGCCCGCCTGA
- the dmpG gene encoding 4-hydroxy-2-oxovalerate aldolase: MSGTEDIYFNPIWDVRMTDTSLRDGSHHKRHQFTKDEVGAIVAALDAAGVPVIEVTHGDGLGGSSFNYGFSKTPEQELIKLAAATAKESKIAFLMLPGVGTKEDIKEAQNNGGSICRIATHCTEADVSIQHFGLARELGLETVGFLMMSHTIPPEKLAKQARIMADAGCQCVYVVDSAGALVLEGVRDRVQALVTELGDDAQVGFHGHENLGLGVANSIEAVRAGAKQIDGSCRRFGAGAGNAPVEALIGVFDKIGVKTGIDFFDIADAAEEVVAPAMPAECLLDRNALIMGYSGVYSSFLKHAIRQSERYGVPAHQLLHRAGQRKLIGGQEDQLIDIALEIKREQETAATQAT, translated from the coding sequence ATGAGTGGGACCGAGGACATCTACTTCAACCCGATCTGGGACGTCCGGATGACCGACACGTCACTGCGGGACGGGTCGCATCACAAGCGCCACCAGTTCACCAAGGACGAGGTCGGCGCCATCGTCGCCGCGCTGGACGCGGCCGGGGTGCCGGTCATCGAGGTCACTCACGGCGACGGCCTCGGCGGTTCCAGCTTCAACTACGGGTTCTCCAAGACCCCCGAGCAGGAGCTGATCAAACTCGCCGCCGCGACGGCCAAAGAGTCCAAGATCGCTTTCCTGATGTTGCCGGGGGTCGGCACCAAGGAGGACATCAAGGAAGCGCAGAACAACGGCGGGTCGATCTGCCGCATCGCCACCCACTGCACCGAGGCCGACGTGTCGATCCAGCACTTCGGCTTGGCGCGCGAACTCGGCCTGGAAACCGTCGGCTTCCTGATGATGAGCCACACCATCCCCCCCGAGAAGCTGGCCAAGCAGGCGCGCATCATGGCCGACGCCGGCTGCCAGTGCGTCTACGTCGTCGATTCCGCCGGTGCGCTGGTGCTCGAAGGTGTCCGCGATCGAGTTCAGGCGCTCGTCACCGAACTCGGCGACGACGCGCAGGTCGGCTTTCACGGGCACGAGAACCTCGGCCTGGGCGTGGCGAACTCGATCGAGGCGGTACGCGCCGGAGCCAAGCAGATCGACGGCTCCTGCCGCCGGTTCGGTGCCGGTGCCGGCAACGCCCCCGTCGAGGCGCTCATCGGCGTGTTCGACAAGATCGGTGTCAAGACCGGGATCGACTTCTTCGACATCGCCGACGCGGCCGAGGAGGTCGTCGCCCCGGCCATGCCCGCCGAGTGCCTGCTCGACCGCAATGCACTGATCATGGGGTACTCGGGGGTCTACTCCAGCTTCCTCAAGCACGCGATTCGGCAGTCCGAGCGTTACGGCGTGCCCGCGCACCAGCTGCTGCATCGCGCCGGGCAGCGCAAGCTCATCGGCGGTCAGGAAGACCAGCTCATCGACATCGCGCTGGAGATCAAACGCGAGCAGGAAACCGCCGCAACCCAGGCGACCTAG
- a CDS encoding MPT63 family protein, with the protein MKIKPTWAAAIGSGAVALALAGAPLASAEADVKYLGQPGELVNGSVVQHWTVTDLKPSSDVIPYRPVGTLWEATATDEAVSGAVTPIVSNLNARAGNGETYRVLFGVATEQGVNPATITQGQKTTGKIYFDVTGAQPDSVVYNNGGTDLLVWVQAPPAPAAGATSSSPAYPGGASPSTSATAEEAAPATDAANPDAAAAEAPAPEGMPAGSSGTPLPEGSSGTPLPEGSSGTPLPENAAVAPEAPAPAPAPAAAPAPAGSAGTPLPQGSAGTPLPDAAAPAPANSAPATTVVPAPPA; encoded by the coding sequence GTGAAGATCAAGCCCACGTGGGCTGCTGCCATCGGATCCGGCGCTGTGGCGCTGGCTCTCGCCGGTGCACCGTTGGCTTCGGCCGAGGCCGACGTGAAGTACCTCGGCCAGCCGGGCGAGCTGGTCAACGGCTCGGTGGTTCAGCACTGGACCGTCACCGACCTCAAGCCCAGCTCCGACGTCATCCCGTACCGCCCGGTGGGCACGCTGTGGGAGGCGACGGCGACCGACGAAGCGGTCTCGGGCGCGGTCACCCCGATCGTCTCCAACTTGAACGCGCGCGCCGGGAACGGCGAGACGTACCGGGTGTTGTTCGGCGTCGCCACCGAACAGGGCGTCAACCCGGCGACCATCACGCAGGGCCAGAAGACCACCGGCAAGATCTACTTCGACGTGACCGGCGCCCAGCCGGACAGCGTCGTCTACAACAACGGAGGCACCGATCTGCTTGTCTGGGTGCAGGCGCCGCCGGCGCCTGCGGCGGGTGCGACCAGCTCGAGCCCGGCCTACCCGGGGGGCGCGTCGCCGTCGACGTCGGCAACCGCCGAGGAAGCCGCGCCCGCGACTGATGCCGCAAACCCTGACGCCGCGGCAGCGGAGGCTCCCGCGCCGGAGGGGATGCCGGCCGGCAGCTCGGGCACCCCGTTGCCCGAGGGCAGTTCCGGCACGCCGCTGCCGGAGGGCAGCTCGGGCACACCGTTGCCGGAGAACGCCGCTGTAGCACCGGAGGCTCCGGCTCCGGCTCCGGCCCCCGCGGCCGCCCCGGCTCCGGCGGGCAGCGCCGGCACCCCGCTCCCGCAGGGCAGCGCCGGCACCCCGTTGCCTGATGCCGCGGCGCCGGCTCCCGCAAATTCGGCGCCGGCCACCACGGTCGTTCCCGCACCGCCGGCCTGA